A genomic stretch from Rhineura floridana isolate rRhiFlo1 chromosome 18, rRhiFlo1.hap2, whole genome shotgun sequence includes:
- the LOC133372409 gene encoding C-terminal-binding protein 1-like: MSGIRPPIMNGPMHPRPLVALLDGRDCTVEMPILKDVATVAFCDAQSAQEIHEKVLNEAVGALMYHTITLTREDLEKFKALRISVRIGSGFDNIDIKSAGDSGIAVCNVPAASVEETADSTMCHILNLYRRTTWLHQALREGTRVQSVEQIWEVASGAARIRGETLGIIGLGRVGQAVALRAKAFGFNVIFYDPYLSDGMERALGLQRVSTLQDLLFHSDCVTLHCSLNEHNHHLINDFTIKQMRQGAFLVNMARGGLVDEKALAQALKEGRIRGAALDVHESEPFSFSQGPLKDAPNLICTPHAAWYSEQASIEMQEEAAQEIRKAITDASHVLLSVPLLTVLMLTSCFCLLYLLCHCFIIFCY, encoded by the coding sequence ATGTCAGGCATTCGACCACCAATCATGAATGGGCCCATGCACCCACGCCCTTTGGTAGCACTGCTGGACGGTCGTGATTGTACCGTAGAAATGCCGATCCTGAAGGACGTAGCCACTGTGGCATTTTGTGATGCACAGTCTGCACAAGAGATCCATGAAAAGGTACTAAATGAAGCAGTGGGTGCCCTGATGTATCACACCATCACTTTAACCCGTGAAGATCTGGAGAAGTTTAAAGCACTTCGAATAAGTGTTCGAATCGGAAGTGGTTTtgataatattgatattaaatcTGCTGGTGATTCAGGGATTGCAGTATGTAATGTTCCAGCTGCATCAGTAGAAGAGACAGCAGACTCTACAATGTGCCACATCTTGAACCTGTACAGACGAACCACCTGGCTTCATCAGGCCTTGCGAGAAGGCACAAGGGTGCAGAGTGTGGAGCAGATCTGGGAAGTTGCTTCTGGGGCTGCAAGAATCCGAGGGGAGACCCTAGGCATTATTGGGTTAGGACGAGTCGGTCAAGCAGTTGCTCTACGTGCAAAAGCCTTTGGCTTCAATGTAATTTTCTATGACCCATACCTCTCAGATGGCATGGAACGTGCTCTTGGACTTCAGCGGGTGAGCACGTTACAGGATTTGCTGTTTCACAGTGACTGTGTCACCCTCCACTGCAGCCTGAATGAACACAATCATCATCTTATTAATGATTTCACCATTAAACAGATGCGACAGGGAGCCTTCCTGGTGAACATGGCTCGTGGAGGGCTAGTAGATGAAAAAGCACTTGCACAAGccctgaaggaaggaaggatacgAGGGGCAGCTTTGGATGTACACGAGTCAGAACCATTCAGCTTCAGTCAGGGTCCTCTGAAGGATGCACCAAATCTGATCTGTACTCCACATGCTGCCTGGTACAGTGAACAAGCCTCAATAGAGATGCAGGAGGAAGCAGCCCAGGAGATTCGGAAAGCTATTACAGATGCCAGCCATGTTCTCCTAAGTGTTCCTTTACTGACTGTCTTAATGTTGacaagttgtttttgcttattatatttgttatgtcactgttttattattttttgttattag